A portion of the Achromobacter sp. MFA1 R4 genome contains these proteins:
- a CDS encoding LysR family transcriptional regulator: MDRLKAMQVFVEVADRGSLSAAAVHLDMSRAMVSRYLAEMEQWVGVRLLHRTTRRLSLTPAGAETLPRCRQMLDMVGDLHSAVATPEDTPRGLLRITTSMSFGARLLAPAVTDYVKRHPGTSVDLMLVERAVNLVEERVDLAVRITNDLDPNLIARKLAVCRSVVCASPEYLAREGVPARIEDLSLRNCLTHSYFGKSLWRFERDGEPVDVPVSGSISANEVSVLCSAAVEGAGIAMLPTYYAAQYIASGKLQVILPQCKPPELGIYGVYVSRRQMPLILRSMLDFLVDRLGSAPWDKPAG, encoded by the coding sequence ATGGACCGTCTGAAAGCCATGCAGGTGTTCGTCGAGGTTGCCGACCGGGGTAGCCTGTCGGCGGCTGCCGTCCATCTGGACATGTCGCGCGCCATGGTGTCCCGCTACCTGGCCGAGATGGAGCAATGGGTCGGCGTGCGTCTATTGCATCGCACCACCCGGCGCTTGAGTCTGACGCCGGCCGGTGCCGAAACCTTGCCCCGTTGCCGCCAGATGCTCGATATGGTCGGCGATCTGCACAGCGCCGTGGCCACTCCCGAAGACACGCCGCGCGGCCTGCTTCGCATCACCACGAGCATGTCGTTCGGTGCGCGTCTTCTGGCTCCCGCCGTGACGGACTACGTCAAGCGGCATCCGGGCACGTCGGTCGACCTGATGCTGGTCGAGCGTGCGGTCAATCTGGTGGAAGAGCGCGTCGACCTGGCAGTGCGCATCACGAACGACCTGGATCCCAACCTGATCGCCCGCAAGCTGGCGGTCTGCCGATCGGTCGTTTGCGCGTCGCCGGAGTACCTGGCGCGCGAAGGCGTGCCGGCGCGCATCGAAGACCTGTCGTTGCGCAACTGTCTCACCCATTCTTATTTTGGCAAAAGCCTGTGGCGTTTCGAGCGCGACGGCGAGCCGGTCGATGTGCCCGTAAGCGGAAGCATCAGTGCGAACGAGGTGTCGGTATTGTGCAGCGCCGCGGTGGAGGGTGCCGGCATTGCCATGCTGCCCACCTACTATGCGGCGCAATACATCGCGTCCGGCAAGCTGCAGGTGATTCTGCCCCAGTGCAAGCCGCCGGAACTTGGTATTTATGGCGTCTACGTCTCGCGCCGCCAGATGCCGCTGATTCTGCGGTCGATGCTGGATTTTCTGGTGGACCGGCTTGGATCCGCGCCGTGGGACAAGCCGGCGGGCTAG
- the nusA gene encoding transcription termination factor NusA: protein MSREILLLVDALAREKNVTRDVVFGALESALASAMKKRFKDDADIRVSIDRETGDHEGFRRWLVVPDEAGLQEPDKQEMLSDAVEIVPGIKEGEYIEEPLEPIEFGRIGAQAAKQAILQKIRDAEREQVLNDFLDRGETIVSGTIKRMDKGDAIVETGKIEARLPRSEMIPKENLRVADRVRAFVLRVDHAARGQQVILSRTSPEFIRQLFENEVPEIEQGLLEIKAAARDAGVRAKIAVVAYDKRIDPIGTCVGMRGSRVTAVRNELGGEQVDIVLWSEDPAQFVIGALAPANVESIVVDEDKHAMDVVVDEENLPKAIGAKGQNVRLASELTGWQINIMTPEESLNRQEVERSGLRTTFMSKLDVDEEVADILIDEGFTGIEEIAYVPMQELLEIEAFDEDTINELRARARNALLTEAIAQEERLETAQDLLELEGMTPELAAKLAERQVHTRDDLAELATDELAEIAGLTEEEASDLIMRARAHWFDEE, encoded by the coding sequence ATGAGTCGCGAAATTCTTCTGTTGGTCGATGCCTTGGCGCGTGAAAAGAACGTCACGCGTGACGTCGTGTTCGGCGCTCTCGAAAGTGCGCTGGCCTCGGCCATGAAAAAGCGCTTCAAGGATGATGCGGACATTCGTGTTTCCATCGATAGGGAAACCGGTGACCACGAAGGCTTCCGCCGTTGGCTGGTCGTGCCCGACGAGGCTGGCCTGCAAGAGCCCGACAAGCAGGAAATGCTGTCGGACGCGGTCGAAATCGTTCCCGGCATCAAGGAAGGCGAGTACATCGAAGAGCCCCTCGAACCCATCGAGTTCGGCCGTATCGGCGCGCAGGCGGCCAAGCAGGCCATCCTGCAGAAGATCCGCGATGCCGAGCGCGAGCAGGTGCTGAACGACTTCCTGGACCGTGGTGAAACCATCGTGTCCGGAACGATCAAGCGCATGGACAAGGGCGACGCCATCGTCGAAACGGGCAAGATCGAAGCGCGCTTGCCGCGTTCCGAAATGATCCCCAAGGAAAACCTGCGGGTGGCCGACCGCGTGCGCGCCTTCGTGTTGCGTGTGGACCACGCCGCGCGTGGCCAGCAGGTGATTCTTTCGCGCACCTCGCCCGAATTCATCCGCCAGCTCTTCGAGAACGAAGTGCCCGAGATCGAACAAGGTCTCCTTGAGATCAAGGCTGCCGCCCGCGACGCCGGCGTGCGTGCGAAGATCGCCGTCGTGGCATACGATAAGCGTATCGATCCCATCGGGACGTGCGTGGGCATGCGCGGTTCGCGCGTGACCGCCGTGCGCAATGAACTCGGCGGCGAGCAGGTCGATATCGTGCTGTGGTCGGAAGACCCCGCGCAGTTCGTCATCGGCGCCCTGGCGCCGGCCAATGTCGAGTCCATCGTCGTCGACGAAGACAAGCACGCCATGGACGTCGTGGTGGACGAGGAAAACCTGCCCAAGGCGATTGGCGCCAAGGGTCAGAACGTGCGCCTGGCATCGGAATTGACCGGCTGGCAGATCAACATCATGACGCCGGAAGAAAGCCTGAACCGCCAGGAAGTCGAGCGTTCGGGCCTGCGCACCACGTTCATGAGCAAGCTGGACGTCGATGAGGAAGTCGCTGACATCCTGATCGATGAAGGTTTCACCGGTATCGAGGAAATCGCCTACGTTCCCATGCAGGAATTGCTGGAAATCGAGGCGTTTGACGAAGACACCATCAACGAGTTGCGCGCCCGTGCCCGCAATGCGCTGCTGACCGAGGCAATTGCCCAGGAAGAGCGCCTTGAGACCGCACAGGATTTGCTTGAACTCGAAGGCATGACGCCGGAACTGGCCGCCAAGCTGGCCGAGCGTCAAGTGCATACGCGTGATGATCTGGCCGAATTGGCCACGGACGAACTGGCGGAAATCGCCGGTCTGACCGAAGAGGAAGCCAGCGATCTCATCATGCGTGCCCGTGCCCATTGGTTCGACGAAGAATAA
- the rimP gene encoding ribosome maturation factor RimP, which translates to MADLFALTEEALAGMDVELVDVERAALGLLRVTIDRVGGVRIEDCEQVSRQLSRVYEVENIDYKRLEVGSPGVDRPLRNEAEFRRFAGERIEIKLREALDGRKVFSGTLTVPEDGAAASDAAGMHKTVFGLEFEAKKNEVQVLNFSVDDIERAKLDPVLDFKGKKR; encoded by the coding sequence ATGGCTGATTTATTCGCATTGACCGAAGAGGCTCTGGCTGGCATGGACGTCGAACTTGTCGACGTCGAGCGTGCCGCCCTGGGCCTTTTGCGCGTCACGATCGATCGGGTCGGCGGTGTGCGCATCGAAGACTGCGAGCAGGTTTCCCGCCAGTTGTCGCGGGTCTATGAGGTCGAGAACATCGACTACAAGCGGCTGGAAGTCGGTTCGCCGGGCGTGGACCGCCCGCTGCGCAATGAGGCTGAATTTCGCCGCTTCGCAGGTGAGCGCATCGAAATCAAGCTGCGCGAGGCATTGGACGGCCGCAAGGTCTTTTCGGGCACGCTGACCGTGCCGGAAGACGGCGCCGCAGCCTCCGACGCTGCAGGAATGCACAAGACCGTGTTCGGTCTCGAATTTGAGGCAAAAAAGAACGAAGTCCAGGTGTTGAACTTCTCGGTCGATGACATCGAGCGTGCAAAACTGGATCCCGTTCTGGATTTCAAGGGCAAAAAGCGATGA
- the rluB gene encoding 23S rRNA pseudouridine(2605) synthase RluB, translated as MTTNTAIQDDTPRSDDAVAGAQPESSAAREPAVEGDAGGRGRGRKLRTPFRRRRGDAAAEQAPGAEGQAAAPAAPAESADSRGGEQEAEQALAYLDTADRMEQRLGKYLNSEAVMPKLHKVLADAGIGSRREMEELIVAGRVSVNGEPAHIGQRVGPNDQVRVNGKPIMRTNTKKPPRVILYHKPAGEIVSHDDPGGRASVFARLPKLRTGKWLSVGRLDLNTEGLLIFTTSGDMANRIMHPRYGTEREYAVRVLGEMDEATRQSLVDGIELEDGLAAFGSLDYLGGDGSNRWYRVTLQEGRNREVRRMFEAVGVTVSRLIRTRFGDVVLPRTLRRGRWDELDASLVTALMVQLGLLREDDDASGNRRRSKQPQSHDSALPPGFGTLDRNGMNGARIGRRGKLQGGGPGSAGQTLACPSDPFGTGLMIAGGYANGHPISGEGGLGNRKGKAGPRAAGGGKSGGKTGGRSGGKPRGPRAAANAPAGNVASGNVAAGSPAEAPAGAGRRPGGKSGGKPAGGKPAGARGGNVGRGAKPAAGGRGGGKAEGARTGGNKGPGAGGKPRTPRGGGSSRGEGSQRGDDWQPRSASAHESRLGVVGGGRGRQGR; from the coding sequence GTGACAACGAATACAGCAATTCAGGACGACACCCCCCGCTCGGATGACGCCGTTGCCGGCGCGCAGCCGGAATCCTCCGCCGCGCGCGAACCGGCCGTCGAAGGCGATGCCGGCGGCCGCGGCCGCGGACGCAAGCTGAGGACGCCGTTCCGCCGCCGTCGGGGCGATGCCGCCGCCGAGCAGGCTCCCGGCGCCGAAGGGCAAGCCGCCGCGCCGGCAGCCCCGGCCGAGTCCGCGGACTCACGTGGTGGTGAGCAGGAAGCCGAGCAGGCCCTGGCCTACCTGGACACGGCCGATCGCATGGAGCAGCGGCTGGGCAAGTACCTGAACAGCGAAGCGGTCATGCCCAAGCTGCACAAGGTGCTGGCCGATGCGGGCATTGGTTCGCGCCGCGAAATGGAAGAACTGATCGTCGCCGGCCGGGTGTCGGTCAACGGCGAGCCGGCGCATATCGGCCAGCGCGTCGGTCCGAACGATCAGGTGCGCGTCAATGGCAAGCCCATCATGCGCACGAACACCAAGAAGCCGCCGCGTGTGATCCTGTATCACAAGCCCGCCGGCGAAATCGTCAGTCACGACGACCCAGGCGGCCGCGCCAGCGTCTTCGCGCGCCTGCCCAAGCTGCGCACGGGCAAGTGGCTGTCCGTCGGTCGCCTGGACCTGAACACCGAGGGCCTGTTGATCTTCACGACCTCGGGCGACATGGCCAACCGGATCATGCATCCGCGCTACGGCACCGAGCGCGAATACGCGGTCCGCGTCCTGGGCGAAATGGACGAGGCGACGCGCCAGTCGCTGGTGGACGGCATCGAACTCGAAGACGGCCTGGCCGCGTTCGGTTCGCTGGACTACCTGGGCGGCGACGGCAGCAACCGCTGGTATCGCGTCACGCTGCAGGAGGGCCGCAATCGCGAAGTCCGCCGCATGTTCGAAGCGGTCGGCGTCACGGTCAGCCGCCTGATCCGCACCCGCTTCGGCGATGTGGTCCTGCCGCGCACGCTGCGCCGGGGCCGCTGGGACGAATTGGACGCCTCGCTGGTGACGGCGCTGATGGTCCAGTTGGGATTGTTGCGTGAAGACGACGACGCGTCGGGCAACCGCCGCCGCTCCAAGCAGCCGCAGTCGCACGACAGCGCCCTGCCTCCGGGCTTCGGCACGCTGGACCGCAATGGCATGAACGGCGCCCGTATCGGCCGCCGCGGCAAGCTGCAGGGCGGCGGGCCGGGCAGCGCGGGCCAGACGCTCGCGTGTCCGTCCGATCCCTTTGGTACGGGCCTGATGATCGCCGGCGGTTATGCCAACGGCCATCCCATCTCGGGCGAAGGCGGCCTGGGTAATCGCAAGGGCAAGGCCGGACCCCGCGCCGCGGGCGGCGGCAAGTCCGGTGGAAAAACGGGCGGACGTTCCGGCGGCAAGCCGCGCGGCCCGCGGGCCGCAGCCAACGCGCCGGCCGGCAATGTGGCGTCGGGCAACGTGGCGGCCGGCAGCCCGGCCGAGGCTCCTGCCGGCGCAGGGCGCCGGCCCGGCGGTAAGTCGGGCGGCAAGCCCGCTGGTGGTAAGCCGGCGGGCGCACGCGGCGGCAATGTCGGCCGCGGCGCCAAGCCGGCGGCGGGCGGCCGTGGCGGCGGCAAGGCCGAGGGCGCGCGCACGGGTGGCAACAAGGGACCGGGTGCGGGCGGCAAGCCGCGCACGCCGCGCGGCGGCGGTTCCTCCCGTGGCGAGGGGTCGCAACGTGGCGACGACTGGCAGCCCCGCAGCGCTTCCGCGCACGAGTCCCGCCTGGGCGTCGTGGGCGGCGGCCGGGGGCGTCAGGGACGCTGA
- the scpB gene encoding SMC-Scp complex subunit ScpB, with the protein MNDSEAILVLETALLCAVQPMQISDMRKLFGDDEQFDHATVRRLLETLQGNWADAGLELVQLASGWRFQSRPAMQRYLERLSPEKPPKYSRAVMETLAIVAWRQPVTRGDIEDIRGVTVSSQIVKALEDRGWIEVIGHRDAPGRPALFGTTRQFLDDLGLRALDELPPLETAHAAAALAGLDLGEVQQVLGETPAPGQGEAGEQDAAAPDSSVPDLDAAGQGPDGEPQPALQDGENAPSEAPGAESGENFSVAELSVSEDDAPIAAIDSVESLLSRTEEGADPADEFTVREQAEGLSDTPPSSDLPDDRAGNDISNMAADAFEAGAAEERVENAKHAEPTDPTDKTDTVAPGDARREPVHGLGNPVQPDPDTATAASEEADPERSGSGHDSASPDDDVPAPGRPTQV; encoded by the coding sequence ATGAACGATAGCGAGGCAATACTCGTGCTGGAAACCGCGCTGCTTTGCGCGGTGCAGCCGATGCAGATTTCCGATATGCGCAAGCTGTTCGGGGATGATGAACAATTCGACCATGCCACCGTGCGCAGGCTTCTGGAGACGCTGCAGGGCAATTGGGCCGATGCCGGGCTGGAGCTCGTGCAGCTCGCCTCCGGCTGGCGTTTCCAAAGCCGTCCCGCCATGCAGCGTTACCTGGAGCGGTTGAGCCCCGAAAAGCCGCCCAAGTATTCGCGCGCAGTCATGGAAACGCTGGCCATCGTGGCGTGGCGCCAGCCCGTGACGCGCGGCGACATCGAAGACATTCGCGGCGTGACGGTTTCGTCACAGATCGTGAAGGCGCTCGAGGACCGGGGCTGGATCGAAGTCATCGGCCACCGCGACGCGCCGGGGCGACCGGCGCTGTTTGGCACGACGCGCCAGTTCCTGGATGATTTGGGATTGCGCGCGCTGGATGAGTTGCCGCCGCTGGAAACCGCCCACGCCGCCGCGGCGCTGGCAGGCCTGGATCTGGGCGAAGTGCAGCAGGTCCTGGGCGAGACGCCGGCGCCGGGGCAGGGCGAGGCCGGCGAGCAGGACGCCGCCGCCCCTGATTCAAGCGTTCCCGATCTCGACGCGGCCGGGCAAGGTCCGGACGGCGAGCCGCAACCGGCCCTCCAGGACGGCGAAAATGCGCCTTCCGAGGCCCCGGGCGCGGAAAGCGGCGAAAACTTCTCCGTTGCGGAATTGTCTGTTTCGGAAGATGATGCCCCCATAGCTGCCATCGATAGCGTAGAATCGCTGCTTTCGCGCACAGAAGAAGGCGCGGATCCCGCAGACGAATTCACCGTCCGGGAGCAAGCCGAAGGCTTGTCCGATACGCCGCCCTCGTCCGATCTTCCTGACGACAGGGCTGGCAACGACATTTCCAATATGGCCGCCGATGCCTTTGAGGCAGGTGCTGCAGAGGAAAGAGTCGAGAACGCAAAACACGCGGAACCGACTGACCCGACTGACAAGACCGATACCGTGGCCCCTGGCGACGCCAGGCGTGAGCCCGTTCACGGTCTTGGCAATCCCGTTCAGCCTGACCCCGATACCGCAACCGCGGCCTCGGAAGAGGCGGACCCCGAGCGGTCCGGGTCGGGTCACGATTCGGCGTCCCCAGATGATGACGTGCCTGCTCCCGGCAGGCCTACCCAAGTTTGA
- the infB gene encoding translation initiation factor IF-2: MSSNTVAQFATELKMPANVLLDQLRSAGVDLKSVDDSVTDSDKAKLLESLRRAHGATEGKKITLTRRQTSEIRQADATGRSRTIQVEVRKKRVFVKRDPSELALEQAASARPEEDVAAEAAAQVSAPAEPAAPEAPAAAEPREAAPVTAEAPAPAAAPAQEPAVEAAAPVEAPAATESVAAEASAPVEAQVPEVQAQPEPEPTPAPAPAEPVAEEAKPEIKTEPTEPKAEEAKPEPAVLANKSETSSSQAAAPAAQAQPGAKSEPVKPAAKPEAAAPVAAPRVGNRADNRRAGPPLAASAAPAARDEARRAAEAEAAALREMLNRPRKVLRAPEPEAPAAAPISGTLHKPAGKPGAAPAAKKDAKPAAPGAKKTIKTAEVSSTWSDDSSRKKPADKPATPASRDGWRAGGKGGGKSGGRGGRNQQNDRRNEPAPQEFIAREVHVPETISVADLAHKMSVKAAEVIKQLMKLGQMVTINQVLDQETAMIVVEELGHVAIAAKLDDPEAFLDESATQSEAEQLPRAPVVTVMGHVDHGKTSLLDYIRRAKVAAGEAGGITQHIGAYHVRTERGMVTFLDTPGHEAFTAMRARGAKATDIVILVVAADDGVMPQTREAIHHAKAAGVPIVVAVTKIDKPAANPDRVKQELVAEEVVPEEYGGDVPFVGVSAKTGQGIDDLLENVLLQAEVLELKAPEDAPAKGLVIEARLDKGRGPVATILVQSGTLKRGDVVLAGASFGRVRAMLDENGKPIQSAGPSIPVEIQGLTEVPAAGDELMALSDERKAREIALFRQGKFRDVKLARQQAAKLESMFDNLGEGTQTLTLIVKTDVQGSQEALVQSLVKLSTDEVRVQVVHAAVGGISETDINLAIASHAVVIGFNVRADASAKKLAENNGIDVRYYNIIYDAVDEVKAAMSGMLAPEKKEEIIGLVEIREVYSISRLGNIAGCMVLDGIVRRDSQVRLLRNNVVHWTGHLDSLRRFKDDVKEVKSGFDCGLTLRGNNDIQVGDQLEVFEIKEIARTL, translated from the coding sequence ATGTCGAGTAATACCGTCGCCCAGTTCGCTACCGAGCTGAAAATGCCTGCCAATGTGCTGCTGGATCAGCTGCGCTCGGCTGGCGTTGACCTCAAATCGGTCGACGACTCCGTCACCGACAGCGACAAGGCGAAATTGCTCGAATCGCTGCGTCGCGCACACGGCGCAACCGAAGGCAAGAAGATCACGCTGACGCGCCGCCAGACTTCCGAGATCCGGCAGGCCGATGCCACGGGCCGCTCGCGCACGATCCAGGTCGAAGTGCGCAAAAAGCGCGTGTTCGTCAAGCGCGACCCGTCCGAACTCGCCCTGGAGCAGGCTGCCTCCGCCCGTCCCGAAGAAGACGTGGCGGCGGAAGCCGCGGCGCAGGTCTCGGCTCCGGCCGAGCCGGCAGCCCCGGAGGCGCCTGCCGCCGCCGAGCCCCGCGAAGCGGCACCTGTGACCGCCGAAGCGCCTGCTCCCGCAGCCGCGCCGGCCCAAGAGCCTGCCGTAGAGGCTGCTGCGCCGGTCGAAGCGCCCGCGGCAACCGAATCCGTCGCGGCCGAAGCGTCCGCCCCCGTCGAGGCCCAAGTGCCTGAAGTCCAGGCACAGCCTGAACCCGAACCGACGCCGGCGCCTGCTCCTGCCGAGCCCGTGGCCGAAGAGGCCAAGCCCGAAATCAAGACTGAACCCACCGAGCCCAAGGCTGAAGAAGCCAAGCCGGAACCTGCTGTGCTAGCCAATAAGTCCGAAACATCTTCCTCCCAGGCCGCCGCGCCTGCCGCCCAGGCCCAGCCTGGCGCGAAGTCCGAACCCGTGAAGCCCGCAGCGAAGCCCGAGGCTGCCGCGCCGGTGGCCGCCCCCAGGGTGGGCAACCGCGCCGACAACCGCCGTGCTGGTCCGCCGCTCGCCGCATCCGCCGCGCCGGCCGCCCGCGACGAGGCCCGCCGGGCCGCCGAGGCTGAAGCCGCCGCGCTGCGTGAAATGCTGAACCGTCCCCGCAAGGTGCTGCGCGCGCCCGAGCCGGAGGCGCCTGCCGCCGCGCCGATCTCCGGCACGCTGCACAAGCCGGCAGGCAAGCCCGGCGCCGCGCCTGCGGCCAAGAAGGACGCCAAGCCGGCCGCGCCCGGCGCCAAGAAGACCATTAAGACGGCCGAAGTGTCGTCGACCTGGTCCGATGATTCGTCGCGCAAGAAGCCCGCTGACAAGCCGGCAACCCCGGCCAGCCGCGATGGCTGGCGCGCAGGCGGCAAGGGCGGTGGCAAGTCCGGCGGCCGAGGCGGCCGCAACCAGCAGAACGACCGCCGCAACGAGCCGGCGCCGCAGGAATTCATCGCACGCGAAGTCCACGTGCCTGAAACCATCAGCGTGGCCGACCTGGCCCACAAGATGTCCGTCAAGGCCGCTGAAGTCATCAAGCAACTGATGAAGCTTGGCCAGATGGTCACCATCAACCAGGTGCTGGACCAGGAAACGGCCATGATCGTGGTCGAGGAACTGGGCCACGTGGCCATCGCCGCCAAGCTGGACGATCCGGAAGCGTTCCTGGACGAATCCGCCACGCAATCCGAAGCCGAGCAGCTGCCGCGCGCGCCGGTCGTGACCGTCATGGGCCACGTCGACCACGGCAAGACCTCGCTGCTGGACTACATCCGCCGCGCCAAGGTCGCCGCGGGCGAAGCCGGCGGCATTACGCAGCACATCGGCGCCTATCATGTCCGCACCGAGCGCGGCATGGTGACCTTCCTTGACACCCCGGGCCACGAGGCGTTCACCGCCATGCGTGCCCGCGGCGCCAAGGCGACCGACATCGTGATCCTGGTGGTTGCCGCCGACGACGGCGTGATGCCGCAGACGCGCGAAGCCATCCACCATGCCAAGGCCGCGGGCGTGCCCATCGTCGTGGCCGTGACCAAGATCGACAAGCCCGCCGCCAACCCGGACCGCGTGAAGCAGGAACTGGTTGCCGAAGAGGTCGTGCCGGAAGAATACGGTGGCGACGTGCCGTTCGTGGGCGTGTCCGCCAAGACCGGCCAGGGCATCGACGATCTCCTCGAAAACGTGCTGCTGCAAGCCGAAGTGCTGGAACTCAAGGCGCCGGAAGACGCGCCCGCCAAGGGCCTGGTCATCGAAGCCCGTCTGGACAAGGGCCGCGGCCCGGTCGCGACGATCCTGGTGCAGAGCGGCACGCTCAAGCGCGGCGACGTCGTGCTGGCCGGCGCAAGCTTTGGCCGCGTGCGCGCCATGCTGGACGAAAACGGCAAGCCGATCCAGTCGGCCGGTCCCTCCATCCCCGTCGAAATCCAGGGCCTGACCGAAGTGCCGGCCGCCGGCGACGAGCTGATGGCGCTGTCCGACGAGCGCAAGGCGCGCGAAATCGCGCTGTTCCGCCAGGGCAAGTTCCGCGACGTCAAGCTGGCGCGCCAACAGGCCGCCAAGCTGGAATCGATGTTCGACAACCTGGGCGAAGGCACCCAGACCCTCACGCTCATCGTCAAGACCGATGTGCAGGGTTCGCAGGAAGCGCTGGTGCAGTCGCTGGTCAAGCTGTCCACCGACGAAGTCCGCGTCCAGGTCGTGCATGCGGCCGTGGGCGGCATCTCGGAAACCGACATCAACCTGGCCATCGCCTCGCACGCCGTCGTCATCGGCTTCAACGTGCGCGCCGACGCCAGCGCCAAGAAGCTGGCCGAGAACAACGGCATCGACGTGCGCTACTACAACATCATCTACGACGCCGTGGATGAGGTGAAGGCCGCCATGTCGGGCATGCTGGCGCCCGAGAAGAAGGAAGAAATCATCGGCCTGGTCGAGATCCG
- a CDS encoding GTP-binding protein, which yields MNDDDDKGVPDRRNEGGSGQKAAAQDKRIGVTVISGFLGSGKTSLLNRLLQEPAYADAVVIVNEYGDVGVDHHLVRLAPDSVVLVEGGCLCCVVSGSVVDTLRDLFMQALGRKIKPFRHVIIETSGLADPAPILFTLKHDRFLAERYAYRGAIVVVSASHGAAQLDAQPEAARQLALADIVVVSKSDLVDAAQLHDVQAAVAAVNPGAWRCMQRPDAPLAAPLRDGPDLFARRDGAGTSQWLRAFSTRTAVRHADVSSFSVELETALRRSAFLAGIARIQERYGQGVLRIKGLVCFEGEPLPCEVHGVHGELYPLRPLSEWPDDERASRLVFIVRGLPAPEVAAAVRSALGQSAD from the coding sequence ATGAACGACGATGACGACAAGGGTGTCCCGGATCGGCGCAATGAGGGCGGGTCCGGCCAGAAGGCGGCCGCGCAGGACAAGCGCATCGGCGTCACGGTGATCTCCGGATTCCTGGGCAGCGGCAAGACCTCGCTCCTTAACCGCCTGCTGCAAGAGCCGGCCTATGCCGATGCGGTGGTCATCGTCAACGAATACGGCGATGTCGGCGTCGACCATCATCTGGTGCGGCTCGCGCCCGACAGTGTGGTGCTGGTCGAGGGCGGCTGCCTGTGCTGCGTGGTCAGCGGGTCGGTCGTCGACACCCTGCGCGACCTTTTCATGCAGGCCCTCGGTCGCAAGATCAAGCCGTTCCGGCATGTGATCATCGAGACGAGCGGGCTGGCCGATCCCGCGCCCATCCTCTTCACCCTGAAACATGACAGGTTCCTTGCCGAACGGTACGCCTACCGGGGCGCGATCGTCGTGGTGTCGGCTTCGCATGGTGCCGCGCAACTCGATGCGCAGCCCGAGGCGGCTCGGCAGCTTGCGCTTGCCGACATCGTGGTGGTCAGCAAGTCCGACCTGGTCGATGCGGCGCAATTGCATGATGTCCAGGCGGCGGTGGCTGCGGTCAATCCTGGCGCCTGGCGCTGCATGCAGCGTCCGGATGCGCCGCTGGCCGCCCCGCTGCGCGACGGCCCGGACCTTTTTGCGCGGCGGGATGGGGCGGGCACGTCGCAATGGCTGCGTGCCTTTTCCACGCGCACCGCGGTGCGGCATGCGGACGTCAGCAGTTTTTCGGTCGAACTGGAGACCGCGCTGCGCCGGTCTGCGTTTCTTGCGGGAATTGCTCGCATCCAGGAGCGTTACGGGCAGGGTGTGCTTCGGATCAAGGGTCTGGTCTGCTTCGAAGGCGAACCGCTGCCTTGCGAGGTGCACGGGGTGCATGGCGAGCTCTACCCGCTGCGACCCTTGAGCGAGTGGCCGGATGATGAGCGCGCCTCGCGGCTGGTGTTTATTGTTCGCGGACTGCCAGCGCCGGAAGTGGCTGCCGCCGTGCGCAGCGCGCTGGGTCAGTCGGCTGACTGA